A single Rhodothermales bacterium DNA region contains:
- a CDS encoding VWA domain-containing protein has translation MKTILRPLSAGLLAGILFIGCAAPRSAQEAAPEEEPEATVEVPVPEANAPDEREDIATGLQLDEIVVNYERAVKAGHAMAIQATQQIARPPLRAGWDPDFSTEDYTRIRENGFLNVTDDPLSTFSIDVDAASYSNVRRFIRDGIAPPRDAVRIEEMINYFSYDYPNPEAGKPFSTVMEVGPAPWNAEHQLLHVGLKGAPIDLVGRPASNLVFLLDVSGSMNQQSKLPLLKKAFRMLTAELGENDRVSIVVYAGAAGMVLPPTSGDNAETILKALDQLQAGGSTAGAAGIQLAYDTARRNHIAGGINRVILATDGDFNVGVSSDAELVRLIEDRRRQGTYLTVLGFGTGNLKDNKMEQLADHGNGNYYYIDSELEARKVLVSELGGTLHTIAKDVKLQIEFNPAHIQAYRLIGYENRLLADADFNDDTKDAGELGAGHTVTALYELVPVGVESSAARAVDELRYQAPGRTLAATSGELLTLKLRYKAPDSESSERIVHALQEPDRGTAVTADFAFSAAVAAFGMILRDSEYKGAASLEQVRRLARMGKGQDHRGYRSDFLALVDDYDRLAQTASR, from the coding sequence ATGAAGACGATTCTCCGACCACTGTCGGCCGGCCTGCTTGCCGGAATTCTGTTTATCGGATGCGCGGCGCCCCGGAGCGCACAGGAAGCGGCCCCGGAAGAGGAGCCGGAGGCGACTGTCGAGGTCCCGGTACCCGAGGCCAACGCTCCGGATGAGAGGGAGGACATCGCGACCGGTCTGCAGTTGGACGAAATCGTGGTCAACTACGAGAGGGCGGTCAAGGCGGGTCACGCCATGGCCATCCAGGCTACGCAGCAGATTGCCCGCCCGCCCTTGCGTGCGGGATGGGACCCGGATTTCAGCACCGAGGACTACACGCGTATCCGGGAGAACGGCTTTCTCAACGTGACGGATGATCCGCTCTCCACGTTCTCGATTGACGTGGATGCGGCCTCATACAGCAATGTGCGCCGATTCATCCGAGACGGCATCGCGCCGCCCAGGGACGCAGTGCGCATCGAGGAGATGATCAACTACTTCTCTTACGACTATCCGAACCCAGAGGCGGGCAAGCCATTTTCGACCGTCATGGAGGTGGGGCCGGCGCCATGGAACGCGGAGCACCAGCTGCTGCACGTCGGCCTGAAGGGAGCGCCAATCGACCTTGTGGGACGCCCCGCGAGCAATCTTGTCTTCCTGCTGGATGTATCCGGCTCGATGAATCAGCAGAGCAAGCTGCCCCTGCTGAAGAAGGCCTTCCGCATGCTGACCGCGGAGCTTGGAGAGAATGATCGCGTGTCGATCGTGGTCTACGCCGGCGCGGCCGGCATGGTACTGCCGCCTACTTCCGGAGATAATGCGGAGACGATTCTGAAGGCACTGGACCAGCTTCAGGCCGGAGGATCGACGGCAGGGGCGGCAGGGATCCAACTGGCGTACGACACGGCCCGCCGCAACCACATCGCCGGCGGGATCAACCGGGTAATCCTGGCCACCGACGGCGACTTCAACGTCGGTGTGTCAAGCGACGCCGAACTGGTTCGGCTGATCGAGGACCGCCGCCGCCAGGGCACCTATCTCACGGTGCTCGGATTCGGCACGGGCAACCTGAAGGACAACAAGATGGAGCAGCTTGCCGACCACGGGAACGGCAACTACTACTACATCGACTCGGAGCTGGAGGCGCGCAAGGTGTTGGTGAGCGAACTCGGCGGCACCCTGCACACCATCGCCAAGGACGTCAAGCTGCAGATCGAGTTCAATCCCGCGCACATCCAGGCCTACCGGCTGATAGGGTACGAAAATCGGCTGCTGGCCGACGCCGACTTCAACGACGACACGAAAGATGCAGGAGAACTGGGCGCTGGGCACACCGTCACGGCGCTTTACGAACTTGTGCCGGTGGGCGTTGAATCGAGCGCAGCCAGAGCGGTGGATGAGTTGCGCTATCAGGCACCGGGGAGGACCCTCGCTGCCACCTCCGGGGAGCTGCTGACGCTGAAGTTGCGGTACAAGGCTCCTGATTCGGAGTCGAGTGAGCGCATTGTGCATGCGCTGCAGGAGCCGGATCGCGGCACGGCGGTCACCGCAGATTTTGCCTTTTCGGCAGCCGTCGCCGCGTTCGGCATGATCCTGCGGGACTCGGAATACAAAGGCGCCGCCAGCCTGGAGCAGGTCCGGCGGCTGGCCAGGATGGGCAAGGGACAGGATCACCGGGGATACCGGTCGGACTTCCTCGCGCTCGTCGACGACTACGACCGCCTGGCCCAGACAGCGAGTCGGTAA
- a CDS encoding ligase-associated DNA damage response exonuclease, producing MSKRPSMAELLTISPAGLYCEAGDFHIDPWKPVARAVITHGHSDHARPGSAAYLTAERGVAIVEARTGGAVEGIAYGESQRMGNVTLSLHPAGHILGSAVVRVERDGEVWVVTGDYKADPDPTCAQFEPVRCHTLITECTFGLPIYRWPDASEVFAQMNAWWRAAAAEGKTAVVFSYALGKAQRVLAGVDASIGPIRTHGAVEAMNDRYRSAGVALPPTSPVMSGRVEPGSLVIAPPSAGRSPWMRRLGDTTTAFASGWMMVRGRRRQRSVDRGFVLSDHVDWPQLLDAVAESGAERVLPTHGNTEVVARWFREQGLESQPLPTRFSATPEDDEE from the coding sequence GTGTCTAAGCGGCCCTCCATGGCCGAATTGCTGACCATATCACCCGCCGGACTGTACTGCGAGGCCGGCGACTTTCACATCGACCCCTGGAAGCCGGTTGCGCGCGCCGTGATCACGCACGGACACTCGGACCATGCTCGACCCGGGTCGGCGGCATACCTGACTGCAGAGCGCGGTGTAGCCATCGTCGAGGCGCGTACCGGGGGAGCCGTTGAGGGCATCGCCTACGGGGAGTCGCAGCGGATGGGCAACGTGACACTCAGCCTGCATCCTGCCGGGCATATTCTGGGATCGGCCGTGGTGCGTGTCGAACGCGACGGCGAGGTCTGGGTGGTGACCGGAGACTACAAAGCCGACCCGGATCCGACGTGCGCACAATTTGAACCGGTGCGCTGCCATACTCTGATCACCGAGTGCACATTTGGGTTGCCGATCTACCGCTGGCCGGATGCGTCCGAGGTGTTCGCGCAGATGAACGCATGGTGGCGCGCCGCGGCGGCGGAGGGCAAGACCGCCGTGGTGTTTTCATACGCCCTGGGCAAGGCGCAGCGTGTGCTGGCGGGCGTGGATGCTTCCATCGGCCCGATCCGGACCCACGGGGCGGTCGAGGCCATGAATGATCGGTACCGGTCGGCAGGAGTGGCCCTGCCACCGACGTCGCCGGTCATGAGCGGCCGGGTAGAGCCGGGCTCGCTTGTGATTGCGCCGCCAAGTGCCGGACGATCGCCCTGGATGCGCCGCCTCGGCGACACAACTACCGCGTTTGCCTCGGGCTGGATGATGGTGCGCGGTCGGCGCAGACAGCGAAGCGTGGACCGGGGGTTCGTACTGAGCGATCATGTGGACTGGCCCCAGCTACTGGATGCGGTGGCTGAGTCCGGTGCGGAGCGCGTCCTTCCGACGCACGGCAACACCGAGGTTGTCGCGCGCTGGTTTCGGGAGCAGGGGCTGGAATCGCAGCCCCTGCCGACGCGATTCAGCGCCACGCCGGAGGACGACGAGGAGTGA
- a CDS encoding NAD-dependent deacylase has translation MFSADLIARLRNARRVAVLTGAGMSAESGVPTFRDPDGLWARFKPEELASMDAFLANPELVQDWYAHRREIVQNAAPNPGHLALVELEGRIAEFTLVTQNVDNLHTEAGSTKVLELHGNLTRNYCLDCRRPAADGGRCGCGGLIRPDVVWFGEMLPDGVFEAAHQAAVRAEVFLSIGTSAVVYPAAGLPLAAADAGAYTVELNVEHSAIAHAMQEVVLGPSGETLPTLVRAVFGG, from the coding sequence ATGTTCAGCGCAGACCTCATCGCCCGCCTCCGCAACGCCCGCCGGGTGGCGGTGCTCACCGGTGCGGGCATGAGCGCCGAGAGTGGCGTTCCGACATTTCGCGACCCGGACGGCCTATGGGCACGCTTCAAACCAGAGGAGCTGGCCAGCATGGATGCCTTCCTGGCCAACCCGGAGCTGGTGCAGGACTGGTATGCGCACCGGCGTGAGATCGTGCAGAACGCTGCGCCGAATCCCGGGCACCTGGCCCTGGTCGAGCTCGAGGGCCGAATCGCGGAGTTCACGCTCGTCACGCAAAACGTGGACAATCTGCACACGGAAGCGGGCTCGACAAAGGTGCTGGAACTCCACGGCAACCTGACGCGCAACTATTGTCTGGACTGTCGCAGGCCCGCAGCTGATGGCGGGCGATGTGGTTGTGGCGGCCTGATCCGCCCCGACGTGGTCTGGTTCGGGGAGATGTTGCCGGACGGGGTGTTTGAGGCCGCCCATCAGGCGGCCGTCCGCGCGGAGGTGTTCCTGTCGATCGGCACAAGTGCGGTGGTGTACCCCGCCGCAGGCCTCCCGTTGGCAGCGGCAGATGCCGGCGCCTACACGGTGGAGCTGAACGTCGAGCACTCGGCCATCGCCCACGCCATGCAAGAGGTCGTTCTCGGGCCTAGCGGCGAGACGTTGCCTACACTGGTCAGGGCAGTCTTCGGCGGCTGA